One window of Sinorhizobium numidicum genomic DNA carries:
- a CDS encoding BA14K family protein: MKSVKIPTTIVLAVVAAVTSASHAQAQNCNIGQCGSTYRHELFVERQYQQFLQRNSNYGSRFLNPDISIDAGPTFGPAPGTIDGVRVRQRQTVLSGGNAHARWCRDRYRSYRSSDDTFQPFDGPRRACNSPYD, encoded by the coding sequence GTGAAGTCAGTGAAGATTCCAACTACCATCGTCCTGGCCGTTGTGGCTGCGGTTACGAGCGCATCGCATGCTCAAGCCCAGAACTGCAACATCGGTCAATGCGGAAGCACCTACAGGCACGAGCTTTTTGTCGAGCGACAGTATCAACAGTTCTTGCAGCGGAACTCGAACTACGGCTCGCGTTTCTTGAACCCCGACATCAGCATAGACGCAGGCCCAACTTTTGGGCCGGCGCCCGGCACGATCGACGGAGTGCGCGTGCGTCAGCGGCAAACGGTCCTATCCGGCGGAAATGCGCATGCGCGCTGGTGCCGCGATCGCTATAGATCGTATCGCTCCAGCGATGACACCTTCCAGCCCTTTGACGGCCCGCGGCGCGCGTGCAATTCGCCCTACGACTGA
- a CDS encoding BA14K family protein encodes MKRLAIMALSLATALTGVPPAQAFPIVPAPTAQVSDVLEVQYRGNPRSWSGDSERDRWIWFNRRHRYNREFNRGYNRRAYNRHRYNRYRYHRDDDDDDFGAALGGFAAGAIIGGLLSQPRYYGPPAYYGPPRVRYGGNSHTSWCYSRYRSYRAYDNTFQPYYGPRRPCISPYL; translated from the coding sequence ATGAAGAGGCTAGCAATCATGGCCCTGTCGCTGGCGACGGCGCTGACAGGCGTTCCCCCGGCTCAGGCGTTTCCGATTGTTCCGGCTCCGACAGCGCAGGTTTCCGATGTTTTGGAGGTCCAATACAGAGGCAATCCGCGCAGTTGGAGTGGTGACAGCGAGCGGGATCGGTGGATCTGGTTCAACCGTCGTCATCGGTACAACCGGGAATTTAACCGGGGCTATAACCGGCGCGCATACAATCGCCATAGGTACAACCGATACAGATATCACCGCGATGATGACGATGACGACTTTGGTGCAGCGCTCGGCGGATTTGCGGCCGGCGCGATCATCGGCGGCTTGCTGAGCCAGCCGAGGTACTACGGCCCGCCGGCCTACTACGGTCCGCCGAGGGTCCGTTACGGCGGCAATTCGCATACGAGCTGGTGCTATTCCCGCTACCGGTCGTATCGGGCTTACGACAACACGTTCCAGCCCTATTACGGTCCGCGGCGTCCGTGCATCTCGCCATATCTGTGA
- a CDS encoding DUF3800 domain-containing protein → MAVLYVDEAGEEGFKDSSSEWFILGGALHSNNQLKECVDCYDAFKGKRRQAEWHFHFQTRSHDERLGFIEAITKAPYQAMAVMFHKPSITKPENFKKKYYLYFYALKFLLERATKWADQTAKEPIHLMLSSRKGLDEDNLKSYFNRIRTSPFVPKDDILWDILRHEEIHIKPNKEYRGLQVADLVASSIFKAVEKSEYGTLEPRYIKELRPLFERDPYKGFQATTFWPAIPFFLSTERMQWREI, encoded by the coding sequence ATGGCAGTTCTTTATGTTGATGAAGCCGGGGAAGAGGGCTTCAAGGATAGCAGTTCCGAATGGTTCATTTTAGGCGGGGCGCTACACTCCAACAACCAACTTAAGGAGTGCGTGGACTGCTACGACGCCTTTAAAGGCAAACGAAGGCAGGCCGAATGGCATTTCCACTTTCAAACCCGGTCACACGACGAGAGGCTAGGCTTCATTGAGGCTATTACAAAAGCCCCATACCAAGCGATGGCCGTTATGTTCCATAAGCCCTCAATAACGAAGCCAGAGAACTTCAAGAAGAAATACTACCTCTATTTCTATGCACTAAAATTCCTGCTCGAACGAGCTACGAAGTGGGCAGACCAGACGGCGAAGGAACCAATCCACCTGATGCTTTCATCGCGGAAGGGCCTGGACGAGGACAATCTGAAAAGCTACTTCAATCGAATCCGCACGAGCCCTTTTGTCCCAAAAGACGACATACTTTGGGATATCCTGCGTCATGAAGAAATCCACATAAAGCCAAACAAGGAATATCGAGGGCTTCAGGTGGCGGACTTAGTAGCCAGTTCCATCTTTAAAGCCGTTGAGAAATCCGAGTACGGAACACTGGAACCTCGTTACATTAAAGAGCTTAGACCCCTGTTTGAACGGGACCCGTACAAGGGCTTTCAAGCCACAACATTTTGGCCCGCGATTCCCTTTTTCCTCTCGACCGAGAGGATGCAGTGGCGGGAGATATGA
- a CDS encoding LexA family transcriptional regulator, which yields MSEKAERLRQARVRAGYRFASDAANALGVVASTYRAHENGQNDFELDEAELYGRKFDVDSVWLMKGTERHPESRVNGSAAPGSGTKEIIPPNAEVRANIIGEGEKIPVFGQAVGGVDGEFLMNGNVLYEVMAPPILSDKSGAYAVSVSGDSMYPRYEDGEVCFVDPSRRVKKGDYVIAQIRLEEGGAPLAYVKKFVRHNSAELVLEQFNPPKELRFEAQTVDSVHYIALAGNA from the coding sequence ATGAGCGAGAAAGCTGAGAGATTGCGCCAGGCGCGCGTCAGGGCGGGTTACCGCTTTGCTTCCGATGCGGCGAACGCCCTTGGCGTTGTCGCCTCGACCTATCGTGCCCATGAGAACGGACAGAACGACTTTGAGCTTGACGAGGCCGAACTCTACGGTCGTAAGTTCGATGTCGACTCGGTATGGCTGATGAAGGGTACGGAACGCCACCCGGAGTCCCGCGTCAACGGCAGCGCGGCGCCCGGCTCCGGAACGAAGGAAATCATCCCGCCAAACGCCGAGGTTCGCGCCAACATTATCGGGGAAGGCGAGAAGATCCCCGTCTTCGGCCAGGCCGTCGGCGGGGTTGACGGTGAATTCCTTATGAATGGCAATGTGTTGTACGAAGTCATGGCGCCGCCGATCCTGTCGGATAAATCAGGTGCCTATGCGGTCTCTGTCTCCGGCGATTCCATGTACCCGCGCTACGAAGACGGCGAAGTCTGCTTCGTCGACCCAAGCCGCCGCGTCAAAAAGGGCGACTACGTAATCGCCCAGATCCGCCTCGAAGAAGGCGGGGCACCGCTGGCCTATGTGAAAAAATTCGTCCGCCACAACAGCGCCGAGCTGGTTCTCGAACAGTTCAATCCGCCGAAGGAGTTGCGCTTCGAAGCCCAGACGGTAGACAGCGTTCATTACATCGCCCTCGCCGGCAACGCCTGA
- a CDS encoding pentapeptide repeat-containing protein: MTMPSKTRNDSSGMDSLALSAAAFLLVFATSVFTSSAAESADCKSSSAAGTDWHDCNKRQLMLGGSDLEGANLVNTDFTLTDLRGANLASANLEKATLVRASLAGAKADKANFTRVEAYRGNFSGISAENASFVSAELQRTEFAGARLMGADFEKAELGRANFDKAVLTGTQFPMANLARADLSGAVFEGSIDFSRAFMFLTRIESLDLSAAKGLQQEQIDLACGDAATKLPAGLSAPAKWPCPPDDD, from the coding sequence ATGACGATGCCTTCCAAGACGCGGAATGATTCGAGCGGAATGGATTCTCTTGCGCTCAGTGCCGCGGCATTTCTCCTGGTATTCGCGACTTCGGTCTTCACCAGCAGCGCCGCCGAGTCGGCCGACTGCAAGAGTTCGTCTGCCGCTGGCACCGACTGGCATGATTGCAACAAGCGGCAGCTCATGCTCGGTGGCAGCGATCTCGAGGGGGCCAATCTGGTCAATACCGATTTCACTCTCACCGATCTGCGCGGCGCCAACCTCGCTTCTGCCAATCTCGAAAAGGCGACTCTGGTCCGTGCCTCGCTCGCCGGCGCCAAGGCGGACAAGGCGAATTTCACCAGGGTCGAGGCCTATCGCGGCAATTTTTCCGGCATCTCCGCCGAAAACGCCTCCTTCGTCAGTGCCGAATTGCAGCGCACAGAGTTCGCCGGCGCACGCCTGATGGGTGCCGATTTCGAGAAGGCGGAACTCGGCCGCGCCAATTTCGACAAGGCAGTGCTGACTGGAACCCAGTTTCCCATGGCAAATCTTGCGCGCGCCGACCTGAGCGGTGCGGTCTTCGAGGGATCGATCGACTTCAGCCGTGCCTTCATGTTCCTGACGAGGATAGAGAGCCTGGACCTCTCGGCCGCGAAGGGCCTTCAGCAGGAGCAGATCGATCTCGCCTGCGGCGACGCCGCGACGAAGCTGCCGGCAGGCCTATCGGCACCCGCCAAATGGCCGTGCCCGCCGGACGACGACTGA
- a CDS encoding Tim44 domain-containing protein produces MQRFGRVLAMVAVGLMVMLTVVDVAEARRAGGGFGSRGSRTFFAPPVTRTAPTNAAPIDRTMTPRQNAEPSTATNPAAQNRTTNPRPGFFNGFGGSMLGGLMMGGLIGMLLGHGLGGGIGFLGLLLQLGLIVLVISLAMRFFGRGQRPAYSAPSASARSSAMAADSPSFRIPRIGEGMSGQGDRAAAAASASARSSASAPASGPASGKTDEIGIGQHDLDRFEAMLKEVQAAYGAEDYATLRRLTTPEAMSYLAEELSENATKGLKNDVRDVHLVQGDVAEAWREDGTDYATVAMRYESIDVMRDRATSRVVSGDPDRQTEAVELWTFLRRPGADWQVSAIQGVEA; encoded by the coding sequence ATGCAGCGTTTTGGACGAGTTCTGGCAATGGTGGCGGTCGGCCTCATGGTCATGTTGACTGTGGTGGACGTCGCCGAGGCGCGGCGGGCGGGCGGTGGGTTCGGCTCGCGCGGCAGCCGGACGTTTTTCGCGCCGCCGGTGACGCGCACGGCGCCGACGAATGCCGCGCCGATCGACCGGACGATGACGCCGCGGCAGAATGCCGAGCCTTCGACGGCGACCAACCCGGCGGCGCAGAACCGGACGACGAATCCGCGTCCGGGCTTCTTCAACGGGTTCGGGGGCTCGATGCTGGGCGGTCTCATGATGGGTGGCCTGATCGGCATGCTTCTCGGCCATGGTCTCGGCGGCGGCATCGGCTTTCTCGGTCTCCTGCTGCAACTCGGTCTAATCGTCCTCGTCATCTCGCTGGCGATGCGGTTCTTCGGGCGCGGTCAGCGCCCGGCCTATTCGGCGCCGTCCGCATCGGCGCGCTCTTCCGCCATGGCTGCGGATTCGCCCTCCTTCCGTATTCCACGCATCGGCGAAGGAATGAGCGGGCAGGGTGACCGTGCCGCCGCCGCGGCTTCGGCCTCCGCGCGTTCGTCCGCATCCGCCCCTGCCTCGGGCCCGGCCTCGGGCAAGACCGACGAAATCGGCATTGGCCAGCACGACCTCGACCGTTTCGAAGCGATGCTGAAGGAGGTGCAGGCGGCCTACGGCGCCGAGGACTACGCGACCTTGCGCCGGCTGACGACGCCGGAAGCCATGTCCTATCTCGCCGAGGAACTCAGCGAAAACGCGACGAAGGGCCTTAAGAACGATGTCCGGGACGTGCACCTCGTCCAGGGCGACGTCGCCGAGGCTTGGCGCGAGGACGGCACCGACTATGCGACCGTCGCCATGCGCTACGAGAGCATCGACGTCATGCGCGACCGCGCCACCAGCCGCGTCGTTAGCGGCGATCCCGACCGCCAGACCGAAGCGGTCGAGCTCTGGACCTTCCTTCGCCGGCCCGGCGCCGATTGGCAGGTTTCGGCCATTCAAGGTGTCGAGGCTTAG